Proteins encoded together in one Procambarus clarkii isolate CNS0578487 chromosome 67, FALCON_Pclarkii_2.0, whole genome shotgun sequence window:
- the Arl2 gene encoding ADP-ribosylation factor-like protein 2: MGLHSILKKLKQKEHEVRILMLGLDNAGKTTVVKRFCGEDISTISPTYGFNIKTVEHIVDKYGYKLNIWDVGGQSSLRSYWRNYFECTDGLIWVVDSADVDRLRDCQGELKKLLEEERLAGATLLVFANKQDLPEALSDEQIRDILDLNSLKTHHWYILPCSAVTGENLVSGIDWLIRDIAARIFTLE; this comes from the exons ATGGGGTTGCACAGTATACTTAAGAAGCTGAAGCAAAAGGAGCATGAAGTTCGAATCCTTATGCT TGGATTAGACAATGCAGGGAAAACTACTGTAGTAAAACGGTTTTGTGGTGAGGACATAAGCACCATATCTCCAACATATGGGTTCAACATAAAGACAGTTGAGCATATCGTTGATAAGTATGG ATATAAATTAAACATCTGGGATGTTGGTGGGCAGAGTTCCCTACGATCTTATTGGCGTAACTACTTTGAGTGCACTGACGGACTTATATGGGTGGTTGATAGTGCTGATGTTGACCGCCTAAGAGACTGCCAGGGAGAATTAAAGAAGTTACTAGAGGAAGAG AGGTTAGCTGGAGCAACACTTTTGGTATTTGCAAATAAGCAGGATCTGCCTGAAGCTCTTTCAGATGAACAGATAAGAGAT ATTCTGGATTTGAATAGCTTAAAAACACATCATTGGTACATCTTGCCGTGCAGTGCAGTCACAGGAGAAAATCTTGTTTCTGGCATTGATTGGCTTATTCGGGATATTGCAGCTCGAATATTTACTTTAGAGTAA
- the Sf3b2 gene encoding splicing factor 3B subunit 2, with translation MPLTEEEISQFRVVDLKAKLATFGLPTHGLKNELVDRLYQHLQIVDVPKMPEDVKDKLGSHHGGVEQSPSGEKKDGGVSGSDHQKLAHSQQDEQMQQEDMVMEEDEEQNQNQGQNELIRKAREQEEMISRQREMEEERLIQHKVREQQRLLEQQQQQKKQEDLYRLQHAAFMEKQREEQEKEVQLLRLQREALKQKEEENIKLPAPGVPPGVSAASARAPVPPSVGARPASVGTVPVLGPPGVKASVVVPPSPSFGPRPQGPINVGGPTGFTGPSPVPSTGLLGPGPGSSPKPTPSPQQPSLRPPLLQSSSPRTATPMTPQRPPVAMSNSSARPPGAGLLGAAPPAMTPPGESPEKGEKPPPLMSLQVSAPKEEAPREVKLPQALEQALAFKSERAKQVGVNPEDVEKVEREGLARMDELENQKPQIRTTVSMTKSQTPFIPPVYEEEDEEVPEEPSQKNKQEKKKKKKRRRKGRHQLQEEMERKRIEKLKRDKSEIDDPNIEIEYIQDSIELDITDPNYRHFTKIFEAFRIAEPEPKAEEEKILPKVEIPLVDINKKIGPKVPGIPLDDDDDDDDDDDLKKEEDDKPKLSKRKMKLLKRMSIAELKQTVSRPDVVEMHDVTAKDPKLLVHLKATRNTVPVPRHWCFKRKYLQGKRGIEKPPFELPDFIKRTGIMEMRAALQEKEDQKTLKAKMRDKVRPKMGKIDIDYQKLHDAFFKWQTKPKMTIHGDLYYEGKEFETKMKDKKPGEMSDDLRIALGMPVGANAHKVPPPWLIAMQRYGPPPSYPNLKIPGLNAPIPEGCSFGYHAGGWGKPPVDNMGKPIYGDVFGTQGKDFDTPLTEEEVERTLWGELESESEEESEEESDEESDEDVSGLVTPGETGLVTPSGISSLPAGLETPDMIELRKKRMETEMEGGDTPALYTILPEKRTETMGRAMMGSTHTYDIGAAAASGIASRSATQGVEVALDPSELDLVDTDAMAARYEATLREQQKGEEEDFSDMVAEHAAKQRNKRRKQQQDQNKPTKKYKDFKF, from the exons ATGCCTCTCACGGAAGAAGAAATCTCTCAGTTTAGAGTTGTGGACCTGAAGGCTAAACTGGCGACCTTTGGGCTGCCGACCCACG GTCTGAAGAATGAATTAGTGGATCGTCTCTACCAGCATTTACAAATTGTTGATGTGCCAAAGATGCCTGAAGATGTAAAAG ATAAATTGGGAAGTCATCATGGAGGTGTTGAACAAAGTCCATCGGgagaaaagaaagatggaggtgtGAGTGGGTCAGATCACCAGAAGCTTGCACATTCTCAACAAGATGAACAGATGCAGCAGGAAGATATGGTCATGGAGGAGGATGAAGAACAGAATCAAAACCAAGGCCAGAATGAGCTCATCAGGAAGGCTAGAGAGCAAGAAGAg ATGATTAGCCGTCAACGGGAGATGGAAGAAGAACGTCTGATACAGCATAAAGTACGAGAACAGCAACGGCTTCttgaacaacagcagcaacagaaaaAGCAGGAAGACCTGTATCGCTTACAGCATGCAGCCTTCATGGAGAAACAGAGAGAGGAGCAGGAGAAAGAAGTACAACTCTTAAGGCTACAAAGAGAGGCtttaaaacaaaaggaagaaGAAAATATAAAG CTTCCAGCTCCTGGAGTACCCCCTGGAGTTTCAGCAGCTTCAGCACGTGCCCCTGTGCCCCCATCAGTTGGCGCTAGACCCGCTAGTGTGGGCACTGTTCCAGTCTTGGGTCCACCAGGAGTTAAAGCATCTGTTGTTGTACCGCCTTCACCATCTTTTGGTCCTAGGCCCCAAGGGCCAATAAATGTTGGTGGACCAACAGGGTTTACTGGCCCTAGTCCTGTGCCCAGCACAGGCCTACTTGGTCCAGGACCTGGATCATCACCAAagcctactccatccccacagcaGCCTTCCCTCAGACCCCCACTTTTACAGTCATCAAGCCCACGCACTGCCACACCAATGACTCCCCAGCGTCCACCTGTAGCAATGTCAAACTCGTCTGCTAGACCCCCT GGTGCAGGTCTTCTGGGTGCAGCTCCCCCAGCAATGACTCCTCCTGGAGAAAGCCCAGAGAAGGGAGAGAAGCCTCCACCACTCATGTCCCTACAGGTCTCTGCCCCCAAGGAAGAGGCACCCAGAGAAGTCAAGCTTCCACAAGCACTTGAACAAGCACTGGCATTTAAGTCAGAAAGGGCCAAACAG GTTGGTGTGAATCCAGAAGATGTTGAAAAGGTAGAAAGAGAAGGGCTAGCAAGAATGGATGAACTTGAAAATCAGAAGCCCCAGATACGAACTACAGTTTCTATGACCAAATCTCAAACGCCATTTATTCCTCCAGTCTATGAGGAGGAGGATGAAGAAGTTCCAGAGGAACCTAGCCAGAAAAACAaacaagaaaaaaagaaaaagaagaagaggaggaggaaaggtCGCCATCAACTCCAGGAGGAAATGGAACGAAAAAGAATTGAAAAATTAAAGAGAGACAAGAGTGAGATTGACGATCCCAACATAGAAATTGAGTATATCCAAGACTCCATTGAATTAGATATAACAGATCCTAATTATCGTCATTTTACAAAGATATTTGAAGCATTCAGAATTGCCGAGCCAGAACCAAAAGCAGAAGAAGAGAAGATACTGCCTAAAGTGGAGATTCCCTTAGTGGATATTAACAAAAAAATTGGCCCAAAAGTGCCAGGTATTCCACTAGATGATGATGACGACGATGACGATGATGATGACCTGAAGAAGGAAGAGGATGATAAACCAAAGTTATCTAAAAGGAAAATGAAACTTTTGAAACGCATGAGCATTGCCGAGTTGAAGCAAACTGTCAGTCGTCCAGATGTAGTTGAAATGCACGATGTAACGGCCAAAGATCCAAAGTTACTTGTTCATTTAAAAGCCACTAGAAACACTGTACCTGTGCCACGCCACTGGTGCTTTAAGAGAAAATATTTACAAGGCAAACGTGGTATTGAAAAGCCACCTTTTGAACTTCCTGACTTCATCAAGCGCACAGGTATAATGGAGATGAGAGCTGCACTTCAAGAGAAGGAAGACCAAAAAACACTCAAAGCTAAAATGAGGGACAAGGTGAGGCCAAAAATGGGTAAGATTGATATTGATTACCAGAAACTTCATGATGCATTTTTCAAGTGGCAGACTAAACCGAAGATGACAATTCATGGGGACCTTTACTATGAAGGCAAAGAGTTTGAGACAAAGATGAAAGACAAGAAACCTGGAGAGATGAGTGATGATTTGAGAATAGCTCTTGGTATGCCTGTTGGAGCCAATGCTCACAAAGTCCCTCCACCTTGGTTAATTGCAATGCAGCGGTATGGTCCACCTCCATCATACCCAAATTTGAAGATCCCAGGACTTAATGCCCCTATACCAGAAGGTTGTAGCTTTGGTTACCATGCGGGTGGGTGGGGCAAGCCACCTGTTGACAACATGGGAAAGCCTATTTATGGAGATGTATTTGGCACTCAAGGCAAGGACTTTGATACTCCTTTAACAGAAGAAGAAGTGGAAAGGACATTATGGGGAGAATTAGAGAGTGAAAGTGAAGAGGAATCTgaagaagagagtgatgaagaatctGATGAAGATGTCAGTGGGCTTGTAACTCCTGGAGAAACTGGTCTTGTCACTCCTTCTGGTATCAGTTCACTACCCGCTGGTCTGGAGACTCCTGACATGATTGAGTTGAGAAAGAAACGAATGGAAACAGAAATGGAAGGGGGTGATACTCCTGCTCTTTATACAATTCTCCCTGAGAAGCGAACTGAGACAATGGGGCGAGCAATGATGGGCTCAACACACACCTATGATATTGGTGCAGCTGCAGCTAGTGGCATTGCTAGTAGGTCAGCCACACAGGGAGTGGAAGTAGCCCTTGATCCCTCAGAACTTGACCTTGTAGATACAGATGCCATGGCTGCACGATATGAAGCTACACTTAGGGAACAGCAGAAGGGAGAAGAAGAAGATTTCTCTGATATGGTGGCTGAGCATGCAGCCAAACAACGTAAtaaaagacgaaagcaacaacaaGATCAGAACAAACCAACTAAAAAGTATAAGGATTTCAAGTTCTAA